The Cinclus cinclus chromosome 15, bCinCin1.1, whole genome shotgun sequence region GGCCCAGTTGCTGGCTCAGCCCTTTCCAGGctgtggagggagcagggaatgctgagggAGAACCCTGCTGTATGCATATGGCTGAGGCTGCAGTGTGATGGAGGGACTGGTCTGTTGTCCTGTGCAGaactgcctggggctgggggcttgCGCCTGACCCAGGTCCATCCTCCAGCACAGTCCAGTCCTGTTCAGCACATATGAACCTGCCAAAGTGGGTCTAATTCAGACACTCCACCCAGGCCCCGTGGTGCACACAGTGGTGGTAGGTCTCTCTGGGGCCATGGTGGGACCTCACCCTGCAGCGAATGTTGCACTTTCTCTCTGTGGCTCTGCAGAAACCTACATGCAGCTCACACCTCCAAGGCAAAGCAGAAACCCCCTCTTGCATCCACTTGGAAATTTCAGCTGCTGAGTGGCACCTTGAGATGTCACAGGTCTGGTGTCTTTTTCCACTCCCCATGAACAACTCTTTCATGTGAGTGAGAACGTTCCATCTGTTCAACcacccctgggctggggcaagCCCCTGCTGCTAGCGAGTGTCTGCCTGAGTCACCCATGGGGACCCCAGCACCCTTGTCCTGCCACAGACTCAGCCTGCAGGATGAGGCAGGGATGGAACAGAGCTGGGGTGTCAGGGCTGACTCACAGGGTTGGAACatggccctgcacagccccaaaGGTGCCCCAAGACTGGTAGCACTGTACCTCCACCAGCTGCCTAGACACTAGACATCAGTTCCTCACCTGATCCTAGATCCAGAGGAATTTTTGTGAGTCCAAGAGCCTGGTTTTGTCACCACATTTTGACTCCACTGATCCCAGTCtgagacacagcacaaggaggTTTCCCCTCACCTCTGTGGCTTCAGGCACTGCCTCAAAACACATCTCGATGGACAACCACAGGGCAGGGTTTCTCAGGCATAAAtcatcccagtgctggcagcaggaataACAAGTGTATCCCACGGTGCTAAAAACTAGTCTTTTCACACAGGAGAGCAAAATAGAGATTAGGGGCACAATTTTATGCCAGGAAAACCCCAAGTTTATCCAGCACCTTTCCAGAAAGATTGCTGCAcagggaagggctgtgctggggactaGAGCACAGAAACAATGAATAGAGAAGCCACTTTTTTTATAATAGTGATATTTAAAACCAACTCCAGCACATGATCAGCATTTCCTCAGAAGTAAAAACcctaacatttttttcattaaagagCTTTATAAATAAGTATGTATATAGTATAGATAGTGTaccacacatgcacacagaccGATAAATAGGTAAGAGTTTTGGGGGTTCAGCTTTGGTCCATGCTCCTTATGCTGTGTCTCAAGAGCACCAAACCACCAGAGGAAAGCTCTGCGTCCTGCCTatccctggctgtgcctggaatTTGCCTCTGCCCGCCCGTGGGAGCCTGCCTTGgtcccatccccagcctggcacccccaggctgggacagggaaCACTCATGGCCAGGGAGCTCTGGAAAGtgtcctgggctgtgctgggagctgggggctgcCAAGGTGCCCCACTCGCCATGGCTCGCTGCCACAGGGGCCCGTGGCTCATAGCCGGAGAAGGCAAGTGGCCGCAGGGTGCTGTGGGGTGAGAGGGGCAGCGGGCAGGGCACACACGGCTCTGCCTGCCTTGAGCAGCCTCGCTGAACGCTGCTGTCCCCTGGCTCAGTCCCCCCGCCAAGCAGGGCTTGGGGAGCACAGGGGAGCtgtcctccttcctcctccgCACTGGTCAGGAGCttcacagagctgagctggatCCAGTGCCCAGCCATGCCCAGACTCCCCTGCAGGTactcctggctgcagcttctgcttgGCACGGGCAGAGGAAGGTGGCTGCCTGCTCCCAGGACTGGGCACTGGCATTTAGAATAAAGCTGGAGGTGCAGGGGGAGCCATATCTCAGGTATCTGGCTGTCCCTGTCACTGATGTAGCTGTTTCCAGTCAGTTCCACTAGaaccagctgctctggcaaATCATTCCCATCACCTGTCTTCCTATCCTTCTCCAGCTGTGAGGGGACCTGGGAATCCAAGGTGTGCCTCAGCAGGCTGTGGGCGCAGGATGGGTCCCTTACCTCGAGGCAGTCTGGACCAAACCCATTGGCACAGTAGCCACCCACATCCCGGGCAAGGCCTTGGAGGAGCTGTGGTACCATGGCTGATGCCTGCCCAGCTGTGGATGGCCCATGGGAGGGGAGCACagtctgcaggagcagggccagTGAGTCCTCCTCAAGCTGGAGGGGAGGCACCTGCATGGCCATGCTCAGCTCGCTGTTCTGGAGAGCCTGCAAGGACACAAGCAGTGACATGGTCAGCCTCAGCCAGCCaaagccctgccagcctggggTGACAAACTGTGCTGAACACCAAGGGCTGCACTGCCTGAGACCCCACCCTCTGCTGTGACCTATGGCTGGCTGATGCCCTCCACCGGTACCTTCCTCTTGGGGGACAGTGGTTCAGACAGCAGGGGAGGCACCTGGTACCAAAATGGACTTGATGATGTGAGAGTCGGAGGAAAGGAGGTGCTGAGCCCCTGCAAATGCAGGGAACCCTGACTCAGCTATGACTACACACAAAGTACAAGCTGGAGGAGGATCGTCACCCACCAGTGCTTTTGGGAGGCGTGTCTCCGGAGGACTGGGAAAGATGTGCAGCTGCATGAAGCACAGCCCGGCCTCACTcagtagcagcagcaggaagaaggcACTCAGCATGGCAACGACCCATGGAAAGCCTGCCAGGAGAGCACAGCAGGCTGAGGGGTCACTCAAGCACATCCtttcacaccccccccccccccaatcagTGTTTCCCATCCATGTCAGGCTGGGATGTTCCAGGAGGCAAGCCCAAGGCAGATGACAAGAAAGCACCGCTGTGAGAGGTCCCCACTGGGCAGCACTGGGCCAAAACCCTGACCACAGTGGCTGCGGGTGAGGGACCCACACCTCCACACGAGTTTGTGCTGTGAGAAGGACCTGAGATGCAGCCATGCCAGTTGAGCTGGTGAGAGTGCTCCCACCTGCAGGGCCTGCCGGGGTCACCAGGCACTGCTCAGCCTCCTGGCTCCGCTCCCTGGCAATGCCTGCAGCCACCGTCCGGACGCAGTACTGAGTGCTGGGCTTCAGGCGCCCCAAGGTGCAAGGCACTTCCTCGCTGCTCTGTTCACAGGGCACCTGAAAGCACATGGGACAGGTGGCCACAGCGGCTGGATGTGGGGTTTATGCATGGCtccactgctctgtgcagccttAACACCCCACTTGCACCATGGTCCCTCCCCTCAGACACATCCAACACTCAGTTCCTTTGCCCCAGGAGGTGTTCCGGTCCCAGAGCATCTCCTGAAACACCTGCGGCATCACCTTTCATCTGAATGGAACCAGTCCAGTTCTTGTTACCCAGAGGAGGGAAGGGGTCTCCTGCCTCACTGAGGTGGGAGCCCCAGATTGGGGGTGCAGAGCATCTCACACCTGCATGCACAGCCAGGTGTGGGCAGGACTGCAGCACAGgcaccccccaccccactgcAACCTGAGACGGtgactgctgcagcaggaaagctTCTGCAAGCCCTGCACCTCTGGGTCCTGCCCAGCTACCACACACCTGCTGGACAAGCAACTCTCCCTCGTACAGGTGCAGCCAGTACCACAGCTTCAGCAGCACTCGGTGTACTGGCTTGTAGGAGCCAGTTCTTCTCTGGTAGGGAGTGAGTGGAGTGATGATGTTTACGCTGAGGATTTGGTCCCggagcagccaggacagcttGGGGGGGCCAACAATTGCTGTAGGGAAGGGGAAAACGGTAGAAAATTAAGGCCTTCGAAGGAAGGCGGACATCTTGTTTCtctagaaattatatttttctgccTGACATTCCCCTCCCAGAGCACAGAAGCTCCTTGGGTCTTGCCTGATAGTACTTTGTGCTCTGAAACCAGCTCTAGGAATGGCAGACACCATGTCTTCATGACAGCTAGCACTGCTTCTGCTTCCTCCTCACACTGACAGATCTGTGGCACCACCAGCTCCCGCTGCTGAGACCTTCACCCCTGAGCCATCcaccagggcctggagacccACTGCCAAGGCCAGCAATCACCTTCTAACTGAATGCACCCATTTCCATGCCAGCTGGATGCAGAGGGAATGAACAAGGGAACACAAAATGCCAGTGTAGAGCCCATTTAACTGCTCACACATTCACTTTGTTGTGACAACCCCTGTTATGGAGGTCAGAGGAGGCTCCTGAAAATTTTCTGGCTCCAAGAGACTGCCAGGTTTCTTGGACAGAACAGCCAGTCTGTGACTGAGAAGAGACATTCCCACACATTCAAACAGAATAATGGATCACCAGAGGGTCTGCCCCTGCCTGCACCAGCTTCATCTTGCTGGGGCAAAAACTCCCACACCATGACAGGGGAGGAAGGTGAGCCTTTCAAAAGCCAAGCCCAGAGGCCTATCCTCTTTCCTGCCCCATCTCATTGCACTCCCCAGAGACCCAAACTCTCATGATGCCTTGCTGGCCTGGGGCCTCCTATCCATCACCTCTCTGTGTGTTCTCTGTCCTTTTGCTCTTCACCTagctctcctccagcagctctgcctcatCCCTTTCACTGGTTAGGGCTCTTTTCCCTCCAGTATCCTAATAATCTTTCCCACTGTATCCCATCAGATCTCTCCAAGGACCTCCCCCCCGGCCCCCAGGAAGAGCCCAGCTGGAAGAGCTCCCCAGTCCTTACTGTCTCTGTACAGCTGCAGCTCGCTGGAACTGGCCCACTCGGACTGCTCACCTCCGGCCACCACTCTCACCCGTGCCCAGTAGATATCATGAATCCTGTCAAAATACAGCTCACacacccaggagctgctgctgttctcccCGCAGGCACCAGCCTTGGTCCAGCTCGAGGCTCTGCCCAGGGAGAAAGCACAAGGATTGCTTCATTTCACATCTTTCCAGGCAAAGGGAGGGCTGCCCAGCCACTGCCATCCTGCCCAGATAGGAAAGCCCAGGTATCAGCCAACAGTGTCCCAGGATGCATGAGGAGGGGATCAGCAGCCCCCTCCTGGGGACAGATGGCACTAGCACTGCTCCCAGGCCTCTGATCTCCACAACGAGAAAACACAGAGCCATGGCAGGGAGAACCCAGCAAGGAGTTGAGGCTGTATGGTATGAGGGAACCTGAGTGAGTGGTGACAGCTTGAGCCTCAGAGAAAGGTGACTTTGGGTGGGGGGGGTCACATCAACACGAGAAGAAGATAGAGCCTTCCTCTCAGTGGTGCCTGGTGAAAGGACATGAGGCAGCGGGCACAGGTTGAAATACAGGAAATCCCTGTATTTCATTTAGCATAGTGGAAAAAATACCAAATGCAAAACCCTAGTACAAAATTAACCCCTTAGTTTGTTACTGGGAATGTGACCAGGAAAGGGACCAGGCTGTCCAGGAAGGTTGTCCTGTAGTTGTTCAAAACTACCAGGACACAGTCCTGAGCTGACCTTGCATGTGCAGGGGTAGAACAAGCCAATCCCTGCCAATTCCACTGCTCTGTTCTCTGTGACATTTACTGACAGACAACAGTCCTCTGGCTGCCAGGGGTCCTCAACAGCCTCTGCCAGGGTGTAAGAGGGCCATACCCCTTCAACCCCTCCTCCCCACCTACCTGTTCCTCCACTCCACCTCATAGGTGGCAtagctgggggagctggggtttGGCTCCCAGTGCAGCCGGACGTGGAAGTTCTGTGCCTCCAGCCTAACGTGCTGTGGCCTCAGTAGCATCCCTGGGGAGGGACCAGAGGGGTATGAGGCAGCATCCTGCAGGGTCCCCTTGTGGCCCCAGTGCACAGGCTCCCCAGTTTCAGCCTGGCATGGGCAAACACTGACTTCAAAGCAGGTGCTCagcccctgtgtccccctggcCCGTGGGACAGTGAGAACACTCTCTCCATGCTTCTGCCAAAACAGAGACAGCTGACAAAaccctgacacagctgctgctgctgaccttggggtttttttttctcctcccaccTTGACGGCCTCTGGGGCCCCTCCTCTTCACAGGTACCTTCAGTAGGTCTGAGAGGTGTCCCTGtgtctcctcctgccctgcagctgggtCCCCCCCCGACTGTGGTGACGGCTTCAGCACTGGCTtaccctggagcagggagcagctggtgagggacagcagcaggagcagggcagggctcatCCTACCACAGCCCATCCATCTCCCACACTACACTGCCACGCCAGGggccatgggatgggatgggtgtgctggagctgttccacTACCCACAGAAATGACGGGCTGCTGGGACCTGGGATTAAAAACAggggttttattattattttttattatttatttattatttttattatttatttattattcccAGAAGCTTCAGTCAGTGACACTGCCCCATGGAGCCCTGAGGGTGCAGCAGGGCAGGTACCTTCAGGGCTGTGGTGGCAAGTGGACCCACGGAAACAGTGGGCAGCTGCCACACTGCTATGACACTGTGCACATGCTGCAGCAATTTTCTGTTGCACTCATCTCTGGCACCTTGTGATGAGAAGCCATGCTGCCTTCATCACCAGGATGTGGGTCTGAGAAAGTTCTTCACCTAATGTGCACAACACTGGGGAGGTGACTCAGCGCAGCTCTGGGCATGACTCACACTGACACAACCTCTGACACCACTGCCAGGACACCCGCAGCCAACCCACAGCCTCCCCAGGACGTGTGTGACAGCACCCACAAGGCAAAATGGGGCACAAGGAGGGTCCCTCTGGGCTGTAAGCAGAGACCTCAGGCTGTGAACCACAGCAGAGGCTGGTCCTGCTGGGCACCTGGCACCTGGCCAGTGCCTTCTGACCTTGGCCTTGCACCACTGTTCAGCCACCAggaacctttccctgctcttgcTGGTCACAGAGGAAATGCAGGCAGACATTTGAGGCCACCAACACCAACCTTCTGACTGGGGAAACATTCCCCCGTGAACGTGGGGAGCCCAGCGCCACCTCCAGAGGCAGAggggtgggagcagctctggtCAGACAGGACACCCGTGGGGCTGGCTCACCACTGCCACTGCTTCTTGCTTTTCCCATTTCACACTGACTCTGCACTGCTGCAAGCACAACCACCTTGGGTACAAAACGTTTTCCTCATGTTTCCTCTGTCCCTTGCAGCATTAAGAGCTTGAAACAAGGAGGAACAGTCAACAAGTAGGGATGTGCAGCTGCAAACTGTGAGTGAGGGCTGAGGTGAGACCTCGAACACCAGACCCAAACCACAGGCAGGTCTAGGGATCCCCCCACCCCAAGACCAGCAAGAGCCCTCCTGGCTTTGCAACAGAGCCCATTGAAGGAGGCAGCATTTCTGCCTGGAGGGAGAAAGAGCCTCCAGGATTGTTTCTGGGGCTTGTggaggcacagagctggggaacaGATGGAGATCCTAGGAACGGCTCCCTGTGCAGGCAGGGACATGTCTGCTCCCGCTGCAGAAGGGCAGCCCAAGGGGGTCAATGACTCCCTGAAGCAGTGAGGGTGATTGCAGGCCAGTTCTTGCCAGCCCCCCTCTGAACCCCAGCACATCCACAGATTTCCCCTTCTGCCGTGGCCAGTGGAAAAATCCTAGCAATTCTCTCCGTGTTGTGGCAATAAGTGAGATTGTGGGGATTAaccccctctgctctgcacatcTCTTCTTTGTCTGCATCCCCATCACACCACCCTGAAGCACCagcaccccccccccaccttgaTCCAGCATTTCCTCTCTGCCCCTCGGCTGTATCAGGAACCCATCTCACCACTACAGTTAAACGCAACACcttcagctcagcagcttcacGTCTGGCTCCAACTGCTCACAGGAAGCGTTGCCACGGTCTACTCATCTGCCAGGTTTCCTCCAGATGGGGGGCAGTCCGTGTTGTCTGTGCCACACGCTGGGAGACGTTATTTAACTTAGGTTGTTTGTACTTCCTTTGCTGAACCAgggtgttttttccttccttgcttccttGTTAGCAACGTCCCAGCTGGGCATGGGCGCTCAGCAGTGCCCTCTGCACACCCGAGCTGAGGCACAGCCTGTCCCAGCACGCCAGCCCAACATCCTGCACCACCCCTGCACAGACCATCAGAGGCGTGGGGACAGAGAAGCCAGAGAGTGCTCAGGCCAGGGGTGACACATAGCAGGGTGGACACAGGCCAGGACATCCCAGCAAAACCAGTAGCAGGTTTTATCCTTGCCAAGACCaatgctgcaggctgggcaaaAAGGGCTGGGGCTCCTCATTTTGCCCTGGAGACCACAAGGGACCTGCATGTGGCTCTGCCTCACCTCAAGAGCTCCAGGCCTCTGGCAGCCTACTGGGACAAAAGACAGCTGGACTTGTGCTTCCCAAGAACTCTGCAACCATTACAAGACTAACAGCCACTGAGGGGAGCTTGTAGGGCTCATAAGCACCCTTCAGCTCtgcccagagcccagcagtCACTGTCAGACTGGGCATTTCAAGAGTGCCCCCACCCCAGGGGCCACTGTCAGCATCTCCACTGTTGTCCCTCACTCCAGtggccagcagtgctgggcagccCTGACACATCCCTGGTAGAGATGGGGCTGGggcctggcaggagctgcaaggGAGACAGGCATGAGGAAAAGAACACACAGCAACAGTACACTGGACAGGCTCTTTAATACCTCCCTCGCTTGCTGCCGGCTCAAACCCCTCACATTGCTGCCCACATCTGCTCCTGGGGTGGTGGCCAGGCAGTGCAGCAGGGGACACTGGTCAGGCAGGATGATCCCTCCAGAGAAGAGGAAGACATAAGCAGGAGATGCTTTAACCAGTGCTGAAATGCTCTCAGTTGTGCCCAACAGCTGCACAtactgcagagcccagcacgCACCACCACAATGTGCTGCTAAGGCAGGCCTACGGCTCCTCCAGCCCCCTCAACCCCTCGCCCTTTTTGGTCAGAGGGTGAGGGGAAGCCTGCAGGAGCTTGGGAGGACTATGGGGGCTGGCAAGCCTGGGTGCAGCAGGCACGGTCCAGCCCTGTGGGTAGGGTCAtgcagccccgaggctgccccCAGCAGTCTGGAAGcatgtccccagctctgtgttttgaaagcaaaaggTTTACAGAGCTGACCAACTCCACGGTCTGGAAAAGGTGGGTGGGCGCCCACTGCAGGCAGGACATCCTCACATTGCAGCACTGGGGCTCCTGAGGGGTTTGAGAAAGGCAGGTCTCTCCCTGACAGAAGGGGCCACAGGGATGAGAACTCCAGTGGCAATGGCCCAGCTGTTCCTGGGCTGGAGACACCACCAGCCactcccagcagggcagggggataCACAGGGAGCAGGCAGTGCCAAGATGGGATCAAGCATCAGCACTTGTCACTGCCTCTGTCGCTGCCTCCCGAGGTTAAACTTTCCCTGGTAAAACCCATCCTCCAAAGGCTTTTTCCAGGTACTGGGCCACTGCTAGTGTCAAGTGGTCATTGTAGGCAGCTGCCACCAGCTGGATGCCCAGGGGCAGCCCCTCGCTGCCCAGCCCCAGCGGGCACTGTGTCACCGGCAGGCCCAGGACATTGAAGATGGCTGCAAGAGAGAAGGTTGGATGGATCAGAGCGAGCACAACGACTGGGATACATCACTGCCTGGCTCCCCCACCCTGAACACAGCTCTGCCATACACAGCACAAGGATCCTGGGAGCTGGTGCTTCATACAGCAGTACAAACATGGCAACAAGGGACATCACTGGCCAGAGATTCCCACAGCCTGCATCATGTGTATAAACAGCACCCATGAGGGATGGCACACACTGTGGCATGCCAAATTTGGGACATTCCTGCCCCAGGCAGTAGCCCTCCATCACTCCAAAGCTGGGAAGCACTGACACTGGCACCGAGGTGTTCAGACCACATGGGAACCATACAGGGAGCCCCAGGCTGTACCTCAAGAGATGGCAGGTCTCAGGTTCCTGctaaactgcagcagcagctgtaatCCCTCTGGGGCATGAAGGTCCCCAGTAtcacacacacagtcacacctgccctgctgtggacAGCACCTTTGGTAAAAGGTGCCACACAGTATGGAGCATGACAATCCTTGCCCCACTCTCTGGAGCAGCCAGATGCCTCTCTTTGCTGCACAGCCCATGTCAGCAATGCAAGCACCCTGGGTACAGCACCCTGGCAGGCAGACCATCTCAGCAGCCCAACCTGCAACCacacaggagccagggctgctcacctgTGTAGGCAAAATTGAAGGGCATGCAGATGGGGGAGTGGTGCTTGGGGGCGATGGTGGGGTGTGAGGGGTAGAGGAGCACCCCGTCTggccccagcagtgcctccatctcctcctgtaGGCTCTTCCCCATGCTCACCAGCTTGGCCTTCCCACTAAGGTTGAGGTTCACCAGCTTCTCAGTCagtcccagggctgcagcaaaaagcagaaatgggGACAAGAGCACGTGAGAGGACTGTGAGCTATGTGGGGCAGAAACACATTGCCCAGCCACATGCAACATTCCTAGCTTCTGGGGTGGTCCCCCAGGTACCCTTTCCTGGCAGCAGATTGCCCCTAGCACAGCTTTGTGAGCatcctcctcccagctctgccaagggAAAAGCATTCAGCCTGCCCCTtccttccagcttttccagccaGTCATGTTAAGCAGAGCTGACAGAACGACCCCAGCACTCATTAGACAGTAGCATGACTGTGCTAATTAGGGTTCTCTAGTACCTGCTGCTATGAAACAAGATCAGTGCAGACCTTGCCTCCGAGTCCCCAGCAGTTCTGGCAGGACTCACAGCAGGAGTGAACcctgcctcagctccatcaTCCTCACTTCTTCCCCCAAGATACCCACTCCCATTTATCAAAGATCCACTCTCTCAAGCTTGCATGCAACTCAAAGTCACAAAGCAGCATTACAAAGCTAGGCTGAAGCTGCTCAAGGCAAACCCCTAGCTCCTTCACTGGAAGGGTAATACCTGCATTTAACAACTTGCCTACCGCACCACTCCCTCTGCACTCTCCGGGGCCCCTGGCAGCATTACCAATAGCTGGGAGAGTGTGAGAAGACATCCCCACGAGCCACTTCATCAGCTCCCACAGCGGCCACACTGGCTTCCCGTGGTCACCCAGCAGGTCTGTGAATCTTTGTGCCTCCTGTAACACAGCATTCCCCCTGTCAGCACAGCCAACATGCAGCAGGAAGGCACAGGCTGGCAAGGAACAGTGAAATTCCAGTTGTCCCATTATCCCAATGTGAGGCATTCCTGCTTTCACAAAGGAGACGCCTATCAGGAGTGCATCACAGCTCTGACACTgacccagggcagcagcaggactaTCTTTCCCTGCCAGAGACAGCAAGGAGAAGGTAGAGCCCCCAAAGCAGCACCCAAACTGACATGATGCAAGGGATGATGTCCCAGAGGCATTTTCTCCTGTGATACGACCACGAGACCTGGCAGAAGGAGACACAGGAGCCAGACAAGCCCTCCTTAGtgtggaggggctgggctgtTTCATCACTGCCTCTGTGCCAGGGATGCACACATGACATcccagaaatttattttattacaaaatacTTTCTTACATGCACAGAGCATagcacagcagctgcaattccaaggaaaaataacaaaagcagGCCTCCTGCTGGAAAGCTGCTAGTCCCCTGTCTGCCCTGACATTCCAAAGGGTGTTAATCCCAGCCCACAAGTCAGAAGACACAGTATGGGGCAAAGAGCAAGGCAGGATGGCTGACTTCCCAACCTGCATGGAAAAGGTCAATGTGCCAAAACAACCTCTCCTTCCCTATTACCACACTGCTCCTCTGCTGAGAGCCATGGCCTTAACCCATAGGACAGcaagggagaaaggaaggaagagatgAAAGGAGGACCGAGGGGGCaaatggagcagggaaagccccCAGGTAGATC contains the following coding sequences:
- the LOC134050170 gene encoding uncharacterized protein LOC134050170 isoform X1 codes for the protein MGCGRMSPALLLLLSLTSCSLLQGMLLRPQHVRLEAQNFHVRLHWEPNPSSPSYATYEVEWRNRASSWTKAGACGENSSSSWVCELYFDRIHDIYWARVRVVAGGEQSEWASSSELQLYRDTIVGPPKLSWLLRDQILSVNIITPLTPYQRRTGSYKPVHRVLLKLWYWLHLYEGELLVQQVPCEQSSEEVPCTLGRLKPSTQYCVRTVAAGIARERSQEAEQCLVTPAGPAGFPWVVAMLSAFFLLLLLSEAGLCFMQLHIFPSPPETRLPKALALQNSELSMAMQVPPLQLEEDSLALLLQTVLPSHGPSTAGQASAMVPQLLQGLARDVGGYCANGFGPDCLEVRDPSCAHSLLRHTLDSQVPSQLEKDRKTGDGNDLPEQLVLVELTGNSYISDRDSQIPEIWLPLHLQLYSKCQCPVLGAGSHLPLPVPSRSCSQEYLQGSLGMAGHWIQLSSVKLLTSAEEEGGQLPCAPQALLGGGTEPGDSSVQRGCSRQAEPCVPCPLPLSPHSTLRPLAFSGYEPRAPVAASHGEWGTLAAPSSQHSPGHFPELPGHECSLSQPGGARLGMGPRQAPTGGQRQIPGTARDRQDAELSSGGLVLLRHSIRSMDQS
- the LOC134050170 gene encoding interleukin-22 receptor subunit alpha-2-like isoform X2 — its product is MGCGRMSPALLLLLSLTSCSLLQGMLLRPQHVRLEAQNFHVRLHWEPNPSSPSYATYEVEWRNRASSWTKAGACGENSSSSWVCELYFDRIHDIYWARVRVVAGGEQSEWASSSELQLYRDTIVGPPKLSWLLRDQILSVNIITPLTPYQRRTGSYKPVHRVLLKLWYWLHLYEGELLVQQVPCEQSSEEVPCTLGRLKPSTQYCVRTVAAGIARERSQEAEQCLVTPAGPAGFPWVVAMLSAFFLLLLLSEAGLCFMQLHIFPSPPETRLPKALALQNSELSMAMQVPPLQLEEDSLALLLQTVLPSHGPSTAGQASAMVPQLLQGLARDVGGYCANGFGPDCLEPSQGEVLSREFKTQATFAKNTLVQIQLSQAQCPARSAVAAILARG